In Novipirellula caenicola, a single genomic region encodes these proteins:
- a CDS encoding PH domain-containing protein, with translation MSHVVERSAEWIYRGIWRILVEWFRVPDKPPMLPSAMQGELRVFHPSRRFLTYLKVVFWLALVLIDALILAGWMVLYWQSAFWAWVLALPALTLAIVPDIIAYIALHLMYDTIWYAVSERGVHLRRGIWVITEHTISIANIQNVSITRDPLEQILGIATLVVETAGASAAEDANSLSVGNRVIMVGLDNANEIRELLMSKVGASRSSGLGDPPDIRPSMQWSATDLALLREIRDEVKAIHLA, from the coding sequence ATGAGTCATGTTGTCGAGAGGTCGGCCGAGTGGATTTATCGTGGCATTTGGCGAATCTTGGTCGAGTGGTTTCGTGTTCCTGACAAGCCGCCGATGCTACCGAGTGCAATGCAAGGCGAATTGCGGGTGTTTCATCCGTCGCGTCGTTTTTTGACGTATTTGAAGGTGGTTTTTTGGTTGGCGTTGGTGCTGATCGACGCTTTGATTCTGGCCGGTTGGATGGTGCTCTATTGGCAATCTGCCTTTTGGGCTTGGGTTTTGGCGCTACCGGCACTCACGCTGGCAATCGTGCCAGACATCATCGCCTACATCGCACTGCATCTGATGTATGACACGATTTGGTATGCGGTGTCAGAGCGAGGGGTTCATCTTCGCCGCGGGATTTGGGTGATCACCGAGCATACGATTTCGATCGCGAATATTCAAAATGTTTCGATCACTCGTGACCCATTGGAGCAGATCTTGGGGATCGCGACGTTGGTGGTCGAAACCGCAGGTGCCTCGGCAGCCGAGGATGCGAACTCGTTGAGCGTGGGGAATCGCGTCATCATGGTCGGACTGGATAACGCCAACGAGATTCGCGAGTTGCTGATGTCCAAGGTCGGCGCAAGCCGATCGAGCGGTCTAGGGGATCCGCCGGACATCAGGCCGTCAATGCAGTGGAGTGCCACCGATCTCGCCCTACTGCGAGAGATCCGGGACGAAGTAAAAGCGATTCACCTCGCCTGA
- a CDS encoding PH domain-containing protein: MHRDLDPSDTAQTPPFDATAITRPDDSLLVYYFIISVLTTIGFPIVFLPLFIRFKTLQYRFDEQGVSMCWGYFFRREVYLTYARLQDIHVTRNIIERWMGLAKLPIQTASGASGATMKIEGIRDPEPLRDFLYLKMRDVNDEIDSESESDSASTELLREIRDELRKLRIQREANR, encoded by the coding sequence ATGCATCGTGATCTCGATCCTAGCGACACCGCACAAACGCCCCCTTTTGATGCCACCGCGATCACGCGGCCTGACGATTCGTTGCTGGTCTACTATTTCATCATTTCGGTGCTGACCACCATCGGGTTTCCGATTGTGTTCCTACCGCTGTTCATCCGCTTCAAAACGCTGCAGTATCGCTTTGACGAGCAAGGCGTGTCGATGTGTTGGGGCTACTTTTTTCGGCGTGAGGTCTATTTGACCTATGCTCGGCTGCAAGATATTCATGTCACTCGCAACATCATCGAACGTTGGATGGGGCTGGCCAAGTTGCCGATCCAAACCGCATCGGGTGCCTCGGGGGCGACGATGAAGATCGAAGGCATTCGGGACCCTGAACCGCTGCGAGATTTTCTGTATCTAAAAATGCGTGACGTGAATGACGAGATTGATTCGGAATCCGAGTCGGACAGCGCGAGCACCGAGTTGCTGCGAGAGATTCGTGACGAGTTGAGAAAGTTACGCATCCAGCGTGAGGCGAATCGATGA
- a CDS encoding M14-type cytosolic carboxypeptidase yields the protein MKTKITAAPKNVGAMKVVDRCLIQRSGRGAISGDPPISVSTLLKALPAMCSMTARWGIAALVLLGMTMQVSHCIAAETLTVVSDFEGASVSEVQIDEATRSVSFMPGGDPERGWPCWWYFRVDGIQPDETITLRLHGSTATVGKQKPLSASWAMPARATYSIDGETWLHTDKGHRDGQWMTYTLTPDAASVYVAWGPPYTPTMAESFVRALAAKSQHAEATELCRSREDRSVPMLYVREGNLETKKRFGVWVQARQHAWESGSSWVAQGFGEWLVSDDANATWLRQHGEIFLIPIMDVDNTATGNGGKNAVPHDHNRDWSPQPHWNEIMAAQRKIGDLVGEGRMDVFLDLHNPGPGDASFFYVLPRDMLSEPMLSLRDRFIDLAYARISKMKPLIPMSNKPKVTGASYHPLWRQISSNWVSMNGNPHTVSLCLETVWNSENSTTVGYRAVGANLAAAVQDYLAERPAK from the coding sequence ATGAAAACGAAAATTACTGCTGCTCCGAAGAACGTGGGAGCAATGAAGGTCGTGGATCGATGCTTGATCCAGCGTTCCGGTCGCGGGGCGATCAGTGGCGATCCGCCAATTTCGGTTTCGACGTTACTCAAGGCATTGCCGGCGATGTGTTCTATGACCGCTCGATGGGGCATTGCTGCATTGGTGCTGCTTGGAATGACGATGCAGGTGAGCCACTGCATTGCCGCAGAAACGTTGACGGTCGTTTCCGATTTTGAAGGCGCGTCGGTCAGCGAAGTTCAGATCGACGAAGCGACGCGGAGCGTCAGTTTTATGCCCGGTGGCGATCCCGAACGAGGGTGGCCTTGTTGGTGGTACTTTCGCGTCGATGGAATCCAACCAGACGAGACGATCACGCTGCGGTTGCATGGATCAACCGCTACGGTTGGGAAACAGAAGCCATTGTCGGCTTCTTGGGCGATGCCCGCTCGCGCGACTTACTCGATCGATGGTGAAACTTGGCTGCACACGGACAAAGGGCATCGCGATGGACAGTGGATGACCTACACGCTAACGCCCGACGCCGCGTCGGTTTATGTTGCTTGGGGACCGCCCTATACGCCGACGATGGCCGAGTCATTCGTGCGTGCGTTGGCCGCAAAATCACAGCATGCCGAAGCGACCGAATTATGTCGTTCGCGAGAAGATCGCAGTGTTCCGATGCTTTACGTTCGAGAAGGAAATTTAGAAACGAAAAAGCGATTTGGAGTCTGGGTCCAGGCTCGCCAGCATGCTTGGGAAAGCGGTTCAAGTTGGGTGGCACAGGGCTTTGGTGAATGGTTGGTCAGCGATGACGCGAATGCGACTTGGTTGCGGCAGCATGGCGAGATTTTTCTGATCCCAATCATGGATGTGGACAACACTGCAACGGGCAATGGCGGAAAGAACGCGGTGCCCCATGACCATAATCGCGACTGGTCTCCGCAACCTCATTGGAACGAGATTATGGCGGCGCAGCGAAAGATCGGCGATCTCGTCGGGGAAGGTCGCATGGATGTGTTCTTGGATCTCCACAATCCTGGTCCCGGCGACGCAAGTTTCTTTTATGTGCTGCCGCGCGACATGCTTTCCGAGCCGATGCTTAGCCTGCGTGATCGCTTCATCGATTTGGCCTATGCAAGAATCAGCAAGATGAAACCGTTGATCCCGATGAGCAACAAGCCGAAGGTGACGGGGGCGAGTTATCATCCGCTCTGGCGTCAGATTAGTTCTAACTGGGTTAGCATGAATGGAAATCCGCATACGGTCAGTTTGTGTTTAGAGACGGTCTGGAATTCTGAAAACAGCACCACCGTTGGGTACCGAGCGGTCGGGGCAAACTTGGCTGCCGCCGTCCAAGATTATCTCGCCGAGCGTCCCGCGAAATAG
- a CDS encoding VOC family protein: MSTNKIIDVFPYLRVRNANAAIEFYQSVFGATEEFRLAEPSGRIGHAQLKFGSYTVMISDEYPEYGIEGPEAFGGSGSSIHLHVEDVDAMTQRAVDAGAKLVMEPKDQFYGERAAKVLDPFGHEWLLGSTIEQVSSEEMQRRFTAMFETSEE, translated from the coding sequence ATGAGCACCAATAAAATCATCGACGTTTTCCCGTATCTGCGAGTGCGGAACGCCAACGCGGCCATCGAATTCTACCAAAGCGTCTTTGGTGCAACCGAAGAATTTCGGCTCGCCGAGCCGAGCGGACGCATTGGCCATGCTCAACTGAAATTTGGTTCTTACACCGTGATGATATCGGACGAGTATCCTGAATACGGCATCGAGGGCCCCGAGGCGTTTGGCGGATCAGGGTCGTCGATCCATTTGCATGTCGAGGATGTCGACGCGATGACTCAGCGTGCTGTCGATGCCGGCGCAAAACTTGTCATGGAACCGAAAGACCAGTTTTACGGCGAACGAGCAGCCAAAGTACTCGACCCGTTTGGTCATGAGTGGCTACTCGGGTCGACGATCGAACAGGTTTCTAGCGAAGAGATGCAAAGACGATTTACTGCGATGTTTGAAACATCCGAAGAGTGA
- a CDS encoding alpha/beta hydrolase, with protein sequence MKRVNYCVGGALLMFASVAIATDHDAAEVDAARRSLPRDVLLQYHDDNGTARPVKSIAQWQRRRDEIVAAMQSVMGTLPVEDAPREAPSYRVIEEVDCGSYLRRRITYQSEPHCETPAYLCIPKTLLESGTKGPAVICLHPTDAQIGYGVVVGLGGKANRQYAMELAERGFVTLSPSYPLLANYQPDLQAGGWQSGTLKAVWDNLRGIDLLQSLPFVDDQPIGAIGHSLGGHNAVYTAVFDPRIKAVVSSCGLDSYVDYFEGDPAKWLPEQGWTQTRYMPRLRNYRGRLEEIPFDFHEMIAAIAPRAVLIVAPTGDSNFRADSVDRIAAAARPVYQLFGKADQLQVRHPDCDHDFPDEMREAAYRFLETALSHQENEASFD encoded by the coding sequence ATGAAACGAGTGAACTACTGCGTTGGCGGTGCTCTGCTGATGTTTGCCAGTGTCGCGATCGCGACGGACCACGATGCCGCTGAAGTCGACGCGGCTCGCCGATCGCTGCCTCGCGATGTACTGCTGCAGTACCACGACGACAACGGAACCGCGCGTCCGGTCAAGTCGATCGCCCAGTGGCAGCGGCGGCGAGACGAAATCGTTGCGGCCATGCAAAGCGTGATGGGGACGCTGCCCGTCGAAGATGCACCACGCGAAGCTCCGTCATACCGGGTCATCGAGGAAGTCGATTGCGGGTCGTATCTGCGACGCCGAATCACTTACCAAAGCGAACCACACTGCGAGACGCCCGCCTATCTATGTATTCCTAAAACGTTGTTAGAAAGCGGCACGAAGGGACCGGCGGTGATCTGTTTACACCCGACCGACGCCCAGATTGGCTATGGCGTTGTTGTGGGATTAGGCGGAAAAGCGAACCGCCAGTATGCGATGGAACTTGCCGAGCGCGGCTTTGTCACGCTGTCACCCAGCTATCCACTGCTCGCCAATTACCAACCCGACTTGCAGGCTGGCGGTTGGCAAAGCGGGACGCTAAAGGCGGTCTGGGACAATCTCCGCGGGATCGACCTGCTGCAATCACTTCCCTTTGTCGATGACCAACCGATCGGTGCGATCGGTCATTCGCTGGGCGGACACAATGCGGTCTATACGGCGGTGTTTGATCCACGGATCAAGGCAGTCGTTTCCAGCTGTGGACTCGATTCCTACGTGGATTATTTTGAGGGTGACCCGGCGAAATGGTTGCCAGAACAGGGATGGACACAAACACGTTACATGCCACGATTGCGAAACTACCGAGGACGACTCGAAGAAATCCCGTTTGACTTCCATGAGATGATTGCCGCGATCGCCCCGCGAGCGGTGCTGATTGTCGCTCCCACCGGCGACAGTAATTTCCGTGCCGACAGCGTCGATCGAATCGCCGCAGCGGCTCGTCCCGTCTATCAACTGTTCGGGAAAGCCGATCAGCTGCAGGTACGTCACCCTGATTGTGATCACGACTTCCCAGACGAGATGCGAGAAGCGGCCTATCGGTTTTTGGAAACCGCTTTGAGCCACCAAGAGAACGAGGCGAGTTTCGACTAA
- a CDS encoding acetylxylan esterase has translation MMRYRSCLILALTIGVAHIAIAQDAKPNYDESKIPAYTLPDPLAGIESAAQWPARRKQILEQFAAEMFGKVPTDKFNAISVKDAGTRKQVLGGKATMWQPVITLAGRDLNLLVVMPTDSQQAPAFLAYNFHGNHTVLDDADIPLTKNWVRSKPDNRAREEDRGSAASRWAVEKIIDNGFALVTLYYGDVDPDVDDGFENGVHAAFPDKPAADQWGSIATWAWGLSRVLDFLGTVPEIDETRVAVMGHSRLGKTSLWAGANDERFALVISNNSGCGGAAISRRRIGESVARINTSFPHWFCDNFLKYNDNESQLPFDQHMLIALMAPRPVYVASAVEDTWADPRGEFLAAKHATPVYELLGREGLPADEMPAVDEPSQGSIGYHIRSGGHSVTEFDWTQYIKFAKRHLMNEQ, from the coding sequence ATGATGCGATATCGCAGTTGCCTGATTCTCGCGTTAACGATTGGCGTCGCCCACATCGCGATCGCACAAGACGCTAAACCGAATTACGACGAGTCGAAAATCCCCGCTTATACGCTGCCTGATCCGCTGGCCGGAATTGAGTCGGCGGCGCAGTGGCCTGCTCGCCGCAAACAGATCCTCGAACAGTTCGCAGCGGAGATGTTCGGCAAGGTCCCGACCGACAAATTCAATGCAATCTCAGTGAAGGATGCCGGAACGCGGAAACAAGTGCTCGGCGGCAAGGCGACGATGTGGCAACCAGTCATCACGCTTGCCGGTCGCGATCTGAACTTACTCGTGGTGATGCCCACAGACTCGCAGCAGGCACCTGCTTTCTTGGCCTATAACTTTCATGGCAATCACACCGTGCTGGATGATGCTGATATTCCATTAACGAAGAACTGGGTTCGCAGCAAACCAGACAACCGAGCTCGCGAGGAAGATCGTGGCAGCGCCGCATCACGTTGGGCGGTCGAAAAAATCATCGACAATGGCTTTGCCCTGGTAACGCTTTATTACGGCGATGTCGATCCTGATGTGGACGATGGATTTGAAAACGGCGTCCATGCCGCGTTTCCCGACAAACCCGCTGCGGACCAATGGGGATCGATCGCAACCTGGGCATGGGGACTCAGCCGCGTGCTCGATTTCCTTGGCACGGTCCCCGAGATCGACGAGACCCGCGTGGCCGTGATGGGACACTCGCGGTTGGGTAAGACGTCGCTGTGGGCCGGCGCGAATGACGAGCGTTTTGCGCTAGTGATCTCGAATAATTCGGGCTGTGGTGGCGCCGCGATCTCACGCCGCCGGATCGGTGAATCGGTGGCGCGTATCAATACCTCATTCCCACATTGGTTCTGCGACAACTTTCTCAAATACAACGACAACGAGTCGCAACTGCCCTTTGACCAACACATGCTGATCGCGTTGATGGCGCCGCGTCCGGTGTACGTCGCGAGTGCGGTGGAGGACACCTGGGCTGATCCACGAGGCGAATTCCTTGCCGCGAAACACGCCACGCCGGTTTACGAGCTTCTCGGTCGCGAAGGGCTGCCAGCCGATGAAATGCCAGCGGTGGATGAACCGAGCCAAGGTAGTATCGGTTACCACATCCGCTCGGGCGGACACTCGGTAACCGAGTTTGATTGGACCCAGTACATCAAGTTTGCCAAACGGCATTTGATGAACGAGCAGTAG
- a CDS encoding DUF1569 domain-containing protein: MRKNAVASDLRVLQFANLDAASDEAQSLLQSGYDRCGNWSLAQICRHLRLVQDPSIDAYPRWMTLFAFLRPVMRRTLLPRLLQGNSPIGIPTSPIFVPPAELDDADEVLLFTRSVDRFKSYQGKYAAHPGFGRMDRDALETLHATHAAHHLRFLKPHPRS; this comes from the coding sequence ATGAGGAAGAACGCAGTCGCCAGCGACCTGCGAGTTTTGCAGTTTGCAAATCTTGATGCGGCAAGCGACGAAGCGCAGTCGCTGTTGCAATCGGGATACGATCGCTGTGGCAATTGGTCATTGGCACAGATTTGTCGCCATCTGCGGCTGGTCCAAGATCCCAGCATCGATGCCTATCCACGGTGGATGACACTGTTTGCATTCTTGCGGCCGGTGATGCGACGCACGCTATTGCCCCGATTGTTGCAGGGCAATTCGCCGATCGGCATTCCCACTTCGCCTATCTTCGTGCCGCCCGCAGAACTAGACGATGCCGACGAGGTGTTGTTGTTTACTCGCAGTGTGGATCGGTTCAAGTCTTACCAAGGCAAGTACGCAGCCCATCCTGGGTTTGGTCGCATGGATCGCGACGCACTTGAAACGCTCCATGCGACGCACGCTGCCCACCATCTGCGTTTCTTAAAGCCGCACCCACGATCGTAG
- a CDS encoding NAD(P)-dependent alcohol dehydrogenase: MNTAPIELAATATDKNNGENPASGGVPHRLCLPQKTMKAIIQDRYGSPGDLELREIPTPVPAKGEVLVRVQAAAIHVGDVFGVRGAPLLMRVETGWLKPKYGVPGFDCAGRVEAIGEGVTRFRIGDEVFGVCSGACAEFVCASEDRLVLKPNEITFEQAAAVPTSGLAALHALRDVAKIQSGQKVLIIGASGGVGTFAVQIAKSYGAEVTGVCSTTNVDQVRSMGAGHVIDYTREDFADGGTRYDLIFDNVENRSLSDCRRALKPTGTLILNSGTGASGGAFLWRLLKPLLLSPLVSQRLCRYLSTPNAADLDVLAEMLTSAAVTPVIGRTYPLAETADAIRYVETGHAKGKTVIRVGDEG; the protein is encoded by the coding sequence ATGAATACAGCCCCGATTGAGTTGGCGGCCACTGCCACTGACAAAAACAATGGTGAAAACCCAGCAAGCGGCGGCGTGCCCCATCGTTTGTGCCTGCCGCAGAAGACCATGAAAGCAATCATTCAAGACCGCTACGGAAGCCCCGGCGACCTCGAGTTGCGAGAAATCCCCACACCGGTGCCTGCAAAAGGTGAAGTGTTGGTGCGAGTGCAAGCGGCCGCCATTCACGTCGGAGACGTTTTTGGCGTCCGCGGCGCCCCGCTGTTGATGCGGGTGGAAACCGGGTGGCTGAAGCCAAAGTACGGTGTTCCGGGATTCGATTGTGCGGGCCGCGTCGAAGCGATTGGCGAGGGGGTTACACGTTTCCGGATCGGGGACGAGGTGTTCGGCGTATGCAGCGGCGCGTGTGCCGAGTTTGTTTGCGCCAGCGAAGACAGGCTTGTGTTGAAGCCAAACGAGATCACGTTTGAGCAAGCAGCGGCCGTTCCCACGTCCGGCCTAGCCGCGCTGCATGCGCTTCGCGATGTAGCCAAGATTCAATCGGGACAAAAGGTCTTGATCATCGGAGCATCGGGAGGTGTCGGAACGTTTGCGGTGCAGATTGCAAAATCGTATGGCGCCGAAGTCACGGGCGTCTGCAGCACCACCAACGTCGATCAGGTCCGCTCGATGGGGGCCGGTCATGTCATCGATTACACCCGAGAAGATTTTGCCGATGGAGGTACGCGTTACGATTTGATTTTTGACAACGTCGAGAACCGCTCGCTATCGGATTGTCGACGTGCATTAAAGCCGACCGGCACATTGATTTTGAACAGCGGCACTGGGGCGAGTGGGGGCGCCTTTTTATGGCGTCTGCTGAAGCCATTGTTGTTGTCGCCGTTGGTGAGTCAGCGGTTGTGCCGTTATCTGTCGACACCCAACGCGGCAGATCTAGACGTGTTGGCGGAAATGTTAACGTCGGCGGCGGTCACTCCGGTCATCGGCCGAACTTACCCGCTTGCCGAAACAGCGGACGCGATCCGGTATGTCGAAACGGGGCACGCAAAAGGAAAAACAGTCATCCGGGTTGGAGACGAAGGATGA
- a CDS encoding TetR/AcrR family transcriptional regulator: protein MAKKSKANREKAGKKRKVSLSKETVLRTAIQFANQHGIESLSMRKLGELLGVEAMSLYNHVSSKDAILDGIVDIVAGEIELPELDGDWKNSMRRRAVSAHNVLMRHPWATMLIVSRPNVGPAMLRYVDATIGCLVEAGFSYAMADHAWNAIDSYVYGFTLQKLNFPFQPDEYAEVAKAYLPQIPADEYPYLNGMSQEMISGHHDGLHELQFGLDLILDGLERLQRGQ, encoded by the coding sequence ATGGCAAAGAAATCCAAGGCAAATCGCGAAAAAGCAGGCAAAAAACGCAAGGTTTCGCTGAGTAAAGAGACCGTGCTACGAACCGCGATTCAGTTTGCCAACCAGCATGGGATCGAGTCGCTTTCGATGCGAAAACTCGGGGAATTGCTCGGCGTTGAGGCGATGTCGCTGTACAACCACGTGTCCAGCAAGGATGCAATTCTCGACGGAATCGTCGACATCGTCGCTGGCGAAATCGAACTTCCGGAGCTCGACGGCGACTGGAAAAATTCAATGCGGCGACGTGCCGTCTCGGCCCACAACGTCCTGATGCGTCACCCTTGGGCGACGATGCTGATCGTGTCACGTCCGAATGTCGGTCCTGCGATGCTGCGTTACGTGGACGCCACGATCGGATGCCTTGTCGAGGCGGGTTTCTCCTACGCGATGGCCGACCATGCCTGGAACGCGATCGACAGTTACGTTTACGGATTCACGCTGCAGAAACTGAATTTTCCTTTCCAGCCCGATGAGTATGCCGAAGTCGCCAAAGCTTACCTTCCGCAGATTCCTGCCGATGAATACCCGTATCTGAACGGGATGTCGCAAGAGATGATCTCGGGTCACCACGATGGTTTGCACGAATTGCAGTTCGGCCTGGACTTGATCCTCGATGGATTAGAGCGGTTGCAGCGCGGCCAATAA
- a CDS encoding Uma2 family endonuclease yields MSTAPRYIPRYTLDDYNRWEGDWELIDGVAVSMSPSPFGPHERVVSRLSFEILSQLKLRHCSCEVYTNLDWIVDNHTVIRPDLMVVCGEQPERHLERSPVVMVEVLSEATRERDLTVKRTLCLENDVRHYLILDPSDRSILHVTGNDEVAVDAAQPLTLRLDDQCEIELDCQKLFQ; encoded by the coding sequence TTGAGCACTGCACCTCGCTATATTCCTCGCTACACGCTCGACGACTACAACCGCTGGGAAGGGGATTGGGAGCTGATTGACGGTGTGGCGGTTTCGATGAGCCCGTCACCGTTCGGACCACACGAGCGAGTGGTATCGCGATTGTCTTTCGAGATTCTTTCTCAGCTCAAACTTCGCCATTGTTCTTGCGAGGTTTACACCAACCTAGATTGGATTGTGGACAACCACACGGTGATCCGTCCCGATTTGATGGTGGTTTGCGGCGAGCAACCCGAGCGACATTTGGAGCGATCCCCTGTGGTGATGGTGGAAGTGCTGTCCGAGGCCACTCGCGAGCGAGACTTGACGGTCAAGCGAACGCTTTGCCTGGAGAACGACGTCCGGCATTACTTGATCCTCGACCCGAGTGATCGATCCATCCTGCACGTCACCGGAAATGACGAAGTGGCAGTCGACGCAGCGCAGCCGTTAACACTGCGTTTGGACGACCAATGCGAAATCGAATTGGATTGCCAAAAACTGTTTCAATAG
- a CDS encoding alginate O-acetyltransferase AlgX-related protein, translating to MHGRVVKGWVLLEPKRLPLAAAPQVVASLTPDTELVHPLNSSRPDVIADVLQQNPEQYLQRCYGFQFVVPNHVTSFPLSLRLGTRQVKLGHVCMEAACSGPNRSSGVLEGKSGWLFLGNDTNHSMDQHRGTLQLTRRGLRSWVKYARGLQRFGKSIQASVALLIAPAKESVLGQYHPLAAGKQNPVQQVADVLPRELLVHPVAAMKACGDDAFLVTDTHWSDQGAKVGAVELAKTLGLASRDVVELFVDDRYRSESIAGDLGCKMNPPRTSHTQRLDSYDLGRHIVYDNGLRSFGRIFVTRHSNALVDQTCLIFGSSSSYAMLKYASRMFGCVILVHTAGGLDPHLIAAVKPQFLVAQTNARYVVRVPRLTHSVRDQLKTKVSRLTETERAEVIANRVCNDASWLAKSAFAPYDQILW from the coding sequence ATGCATGGAAGGGTTGTGAAGGGATGGGTGTTGCTGGAACCCAAGCGGCTGCCATTGGCGGCGGCTCCGCAAGTGGTCGCGTCCCTGACACCCGATACCGAGTTGGTGCATCCGCTGAACAGCTCGCGGCCAGACGTGATCGCGGATGTGTTGCAGCAAAATCCAGAGCAATATCTGCAGCGGTGCTACGGATTTCAATTTGTCGTGCCAAATCATGTGACATCCTTTCCACTTTCACTGCGATTGGGAACGCGGCAAGTCAAGCTTGGCCACGTTTGTATGGAAGCCGCGTGCAGCGGACCGAATCGATCGTCCGGCGTGCTGGAAGGAAAATCAGGATGGTTGTTTTTAGGCAACGATACGAACCACAGCATGGATCAGCACCGAGGGACGCTGCAATTGACCCGCCGCGGACTGCGATCTTGGGTTAAGTATGCGCGAGGACTACAGCGTTTCGGCAAATCGATCCAGGCGTCTGTGGCCCTGTTGATTGCTCCAGCAAAAGAGAGTGTGCTGGGGCAATACCATCCCCTGGCGGCCGGTAAACAGAATCCGGTGCAGCAGGTTGCAGATGTCCTGCCCCGGGAGTTGCTAGTGCATCCGGTTGCAGCCATGAAAGCATGCGGCGACGATGCGTTTCTAGTCACCGACACCCATTGGAGTGATCAAGGGGCGAAGGTCGGCGCTGTGGAGCTTGCGAAAACATTGGGGTTGGCTTCGAGGGACGTGGTCGAATTGTTTGTCGATGATCGTTATCGCAGTGAGTCGATCGCGGGGGATCTCGGCTGCAAAATGAATCCTCCGCGGACATCGCACACTCAACGTCTCGATTCCTACGACCTTGGTCGCCACATCGTTTACGACAACGGATTGCGCAGCTTTGGCCGCATCTTTGTCACGCGTCATTCAAATGCCCTGGTGGATCAAACGTGCTTGATTTTCGGATCCTCTTCGAGTTACGCGATGCTAAAGTACGCAAGCCGAATGTTTGGCTGTGTGATCTTGGTTCACACCGCAGGCGGCTTGGACCCCCACTTGATTGCCGCAGTGAAACCACAGTTTCTGGTTGCACAAACGAATGCCCGTTATGTGGTCCGAGTCCCACGGTTGACTCATAGCGTACGCGATCAACTGAAGACAAAAGTCAGCAGGCTAACCGAGACAGAACGCGCCGAAGTCATCGCAAATCGTGTGTGCAACGACGCATCGTGGCTGGCCAAATCGGCCTTTGCACCCTACGACCAAATCCTCTGGTAG